The proteins below are encoded in one region of Myxococcales bacterium:
- a CDS encoding phosphomannomutase/phosphoglucomutase: MNPSIFREYDIRGVAEHDMPDAFVKDLGRAVGTFLKRKGAAKIVLGRDCRMSSPRLHTALRDGLLETGIHLLDIGVGPTPLMYFSVFHFNLDGGVQITGSHNPPNDNGFKLMSGKSTLYGKDIQTLREMIEKQDFELPAKGGLEEVDAIPAYAGYMKGNFDIKGKRIRFAIDAGNGAGGPTALAAMHAVGLEPDPMFCSMDGAFPNHHPDPSMPENLEALITRVKSQHYDLGIAFDGDADRIGVIDANGEIIWGDKLLILLSRALLKTHPGATIISEVKASQTLYDDIAKHGGRGILWKTGHSLIKKKMKEEKALLAGEMSGHVFYADRYFGFDDAIYTALRLVEILSREDKALHELIADVPVTYATPEIRVDCPDDQKFDVVERVKAHYKGKKEVIDIDGVRILFEQGWGLVRASNTQPVLVLRFEAATKEALSAIRNEVESVVKQARN, from the coding sequence ATGAACCCAAGTATTTTCCGTGAATACGACATCCGTGGTGTGGCCGAACACGACATGCCCGATGCCTTTGTTAAAGACCTAGGCCGAGCGGTTGGAACCTTTTTGAAACGCAAAGGAGCAGCTAAAATCGTTCTAGGTCGCGATTGCAGAATGAGCTCCCCCCGATTGCATACAGCTCTTCGTGACGGCCTACTTGAAACCGGTATTCATCTTCTCGATATCGGCGTCGGACCAACACCGCTGATGTATTTTTCGGTCTTTCATTTTAATCTTGATGGTGGCGTACAAATCACCGGCAGCCACAATCCTCCAAACGACAATGGCTTTAAGCTCATGTCGGGCAAGAGCACCCTTTACGGCAAAGACATTCAGACCTTGCGCGAGATGATTGAAAAGCAGGATTTTGAGCTGCCTGCAAAAGGCGGACTCGAAGAAGTCGATGCCATTCCGGCCTATGCGGGCTACATGAAAGGCAATTTTGACATCAAGGGCAAACGCATTCGTTTCGCCATCGATGCTGGAAATGGCGCAGGCGGCCCTACCGCGCTTGCAGCTATGCATGCCGTTGGGCTTGAACCCGATCCCATGTTCTGCTCCATGGACGGCGCTTTTCCAAATCACCATCCCGATCCCTCCATGCCGGAAAACCTTGAGGCACTCATCACGCGCGTCAAATCGCAACACTACGACCTTGGTATTGCCTTTGACGGCGATGCCGATCGCATTGGCGTCATCGACGCCAATGGCGAGATCATCTGGGGCGACAAGCTTCTCATCTTGCTCTCCCGTGCCCTTTTAAAAACGCATCCCGGAGCAACCATCATCAGCGAAGTGAAAGCCTCTCAGACGCTATACGATGACATTGCAAAACATGGTGGTCGCGGAATTCTGTGGAAAACCGGGCACTCTTTGATCAAGAAAAAGATGAAAGAGGAAAAGGCCTTGCTCGCTGGCGAGATGAGTGGCCACGTTTTTTATGCCGATCGCTACTTTGGGTTTGACGATGCAATCTATACCGCACTTCGCTTAGTCGAAATTTTATCCCGAGAAGATAAAGCCCTTCACGAACTCATTGCCGATGTACCCGTGACCTACGCCACACCGGAAATTCGTGTCGACTGCCCAGACGATCAAAAATTCGATGTCGTTGAGCGTGTCAAAGCACACTACAAAGGCAAAAAAGAAGTTATCGACATCGATGGCGTACGAATTCTGTTTGAACAAGGCTGGGGCCTGGTGCGCGCATCAAACACCCAACCCGTCCTCGTCCTACGATTCGAAGCTGCCACAAAAGAAGCCCTATCAGCCATTCGCAACGAAGTAGAATCCGTCGTCAAGCAAGCCAGAAACTAG
- a CDS encoding mannose-1-phosphate guanylyltransferase, whose amino-acid sequence MNHAEDGNIVTIGLKPSYPETGFGYIQIASEQKPGIHAVSRFVEKPDQKTAEGYLKDGNYLWNSGMFFFKAAILLEEIKKHLPELSEALAQFEKAAANGEEKAKVSALYPSVPSISIDNGVMEKTKNIACIPASFAWSDVGSWRSAWELGAKDAHENVVHSGTVLHDSKGCYIKGLDDKIIAVVGLEDLVIVDTKDALLVMPKHRAQDVREIVKQLIEAKKEKVL is encoded by the coding sequence TTGAATCACGCGGAAGATGGAAACATTGTCACCATTGGCTTAAAACCAAGCTATCCTGAGACTGGTTTTGGTTACATTCAAATCGCTTCAGAGCAGAAGCCAGGTATTCATGCCGTAAGCCGCTTTGTTGAAAAACCCGATCAAAAAACAGCTGAAGGCTATCTCAAAGATGGGAACTATCTTTGGAACAGTGGCATGTTTTTCTTCAAAGCTGCCATCCTCCTCGAGGAGATCAAAAAGCACTTACCTGAACTATCTGAGGCCTTGGCACAATTCGAAAAAGCAGCCGCCAACGGCGAGGAAAAAGCAAAAGTATCGGCTCTGTATCCAAGCGTGCCCAGCATTTCCATTGACAACGGAGTCATGGAGAAAACAAAAAACATCGCTTGCATTCCCGCTTCCTTTGCTTGGTCCGATGTCGGCAGCTGGCGAAGTGCCTGGGAGCTAGGCGCCAAAGACGCTCACGAAAATGTCGTCCACAGCGGCACAGTCCTACACGACAGCAAAGGCTGCTACATCAAAGGTCTTGACGATAAAATTATCGCGGTCGTCGGACTTGAGGATCTTGTTATAGTTGATACAAAGGACGCTTTGCTCGTCATGCCCAAACATCGCGCTCAAGATGTCCGAGAAATAGTCAAACAGCTCATCGAAGCAAAAAAAGAAAAAGTTCTGTAA
- a CDS encoding undecaprenyl-diphosphate phosphatase produces MLAFLPLLALGVLQGFTEFFPVSSSGHVATLALFMPVKNMSLALVIALHIGTLSATLVVFRKDITSIFTKISELLRGKPKAPDELISLELLIAITLASLATALVGMMLKSHVEQWMHEPQTLGLCFCLTATTLFALRAKKKGTRKLSWQYALWIGIAQGLAVTPGISRSGSTIACAMFLGVPAVEAFRFSFLISIPAILGATLLEGLGASPERLFSHDALIGALIAFISGYIALLLLRRILIQGHFWGFSLYLFPLGVFLIWWGSNLS; encoded by the coding sequence ATGTTAGCATTTCTGCCCCTGCTTGCTTTGGGTGTACTTCAAGGCTTCACCGAGTTTTTTCCTGTGTCCAGCAGCGGCCATGTTGCAACGCTGGCGTTGTTTATGCCGGTCAAGAACATGTCGCTTGCCTTGGTCATTGCGCTACACATCGGCACGCTTTCAGCAACCCTTGTGGTATTCCGCAAAGATATAACGAGCATTTTTACAAAAATCAGCGAACTGTTGCGCGGTAAACCTAAAGCGCCTGACGAACTCATTTCCTTGGAGCTGCTGATAGCCATCACCTTGGCGTCGCTAGCCACCGCTCTTGTTGGAATGATGCTGAAAAGCCACGTCGAGCAGTGGATGCATGAACCGCAGACCCTTGGTTTATGTTTTTGCCTTACGGCTACAACGCTATTTGCACTGCGTGCGAAAAAAAAGGGAACGCGAAAACTAAGCTGGCAGTATGCGTTGTGGATCGGAATAGCGCAGGGCCTTGCAGTCACACCCGGAATCAGTCGAAGTGGCAGCACCATCGCCTGCGCAATGTTTTTAGGCGTCCCTGCGGTTGAAGCCTTCCGTTTTTCTTTTTTAATATCCATTCCTGCAATTCTCGGCGCCACCCTTCTCGAAGGCTTGGGTGCTTCGCCTGAGCGACTTTTTTCACATGACGCGCTGATCGGAGCATTGATCGCATTTATTTCAGGCTATATCGCCCTGCTATTGCTACGCAGGATCTTGATACAGGGCCATTTTTGGGGCTTTTCATTGTACCTTTTCCCTTTGGGTGTTTTCCTAATCTGGTGGGGAAGTAATCTTAGCTAG
- a CDS encoding MCE family protein has product MVDSWKAVRVGLLVVVVGIASYVTYRLVDETAGNGDEYTVWAVFDDVQGLVEKSRVLVAGIQVGYIQKIRLWGSRARVDIRIHGNVKLHSDAYVMRRSASILGETILVVVPGSADQERLKNGDQIAALKGASDTSDIIANVADISDSIRKVSHQLEHAFGGDEAGQQMSSALRNLTEALEAANRTISENEHAIGNTLKNVESITEDAAPKLARILNNIDLVTKDVSNYVKENGEGDKAGGIGDTLATINRASHELESVLKDVEEVSDRTARGEGTIGRLTSDETLIDEVEGVVNDVGDFVGGISRLQTIVSLRSEYNFLANTFKSYVQLRLQPREDRYYLFELIDDPRGLTQFSQTTVRTSPPLDGEPSNYTQTQVTTRDAFRFSLMFAKRIHFATFRFGILESTGGVSVLFHLLDDRLEMTNDLFAFGEQAMPRLRTRIAMEVVNRFWILGGLDDYLNDTRDMFFGAQLRFNDEDLKNILPFAGGVPAR; this is encoded by the coding sequence ATGGTAGATAGTTGGAAAGCTGTCCGTGTTGGCTTGCTCGTTGTGGTGGTTGGCATCGCGAGTTATGTCACTTACCGCCTTGTTGATGAGACTGCGGGCAATGGCGATGAATATACCGTTTGGGCTGTGTTTGATGATGTTCAGGGCTTAGTCGAAAAATCACGCGTGCTCGTGGCCGGTATTCAAGTTGGATACATTCAGAAGATTCGGTTGTGGGGATCGCGTGCCCGCGTTGATATTCGTATCCACGGTAATGTTAAGCTTCACTCGGATGCCTATGTGATGCGAAGGAGCGCGTCTATTTTGGGCGAGACTATCTTGGTTGTCGTGCCAGGGAGTGCGGACCAAGAACGGCTTAAAAATGGCGATCAAATTGCTGCGCTAAAGGGCGCTTCTGATACGAGCGACATCATCGCGAACGTTGCGGACATAAGTGATTCCATACGCAAAGTTTCGCACCAGCTGGAGCATGCTTTTGGCGGAGATGAGGCTGGTCAGCAAATGTCCAGTGCTTTAAGAAATCTAACGGAAGCCTTAGAAGCGGCGAACCGCACGATTTCTGAGAACGAACACGCGATTGGTAATACATTGAAAAATGTTGAATCGATTACGGAAGATGCCGCACCCAAATTAGCTCGAATTTTAAATAATATTGATCTGGTGACCAAAGACGTAAGCAACTACGTCAAAGAAAATGGAGAGGGTGACAAGGCTGGAGGAATTGGCGATACACTTGCCACCATCAACCGTGCTTCTCACGAACTTGAAAGTGTGCTCAAGGATGTCGAAGAGGTGAGCGATCGGACGGCGCGTGGTGAAGGCACCATCGGACGCTTAACCAGTGATGAGACCTTGATTGATGAAGTAGAGGGCGTGGTCAACGACGTTGGCGATTTTGTAGGCGGGATTTCACGACTGCAAACGATCGTGAGTCTTCGTAGCGAGTACAATTTCTTGGCCAATACCTTTAAGAGCTACGTTCAGCTTCGCCTTCAACCTCGTGAAGATCGGTATTATCTTTTTGAGTTAATTGACGATCCACGCGGTCTTACGCAGTTCTCGCAAACTACGGTCCGTACGAGCCCGCCGCTTGATGGGGAACCTTCAAATTATACCCAGACTCAAGTCACCACACGCGATGCGTTCCGCTTTTCCTTGATGTTTGCCAAACGTATTCATTTTGCCACCTTTCGTTTTGGTATTTTGGAATCAACAGGTGGTGTGAGCGTGCTGTTTCATTTGCTTGATGACCGTTTGGAAATGACAAACGACTTGTTTGCTTTTGGCGAGCAAGCCATGCCGCGGTTGCGCACGAGGATTGCTATGGAAGTAGTTAATCGTTTTTGGATTTTGGGTGGTCTCGACGATTATCTGAACGATACGCGTGATATGTTCTTTGGCGCCCAATTGCGCTTTAATGATGAGGATCTGAAGAACATCTTGCCATTTGCCGGCGGCGTTCCTGCCAGGTAG
- a CDS encoding EI24 domain-containing protein codes for MLGFFAGFKAVFRGADWVYRKRLRLARIWVFPIAITFVCFAAVFVSSVFFSDDLLALFWSDAGSSSWWKNIVHTLLRWVIGIALAVGGVVLVYFTSTIVAAPFNDVLSERIEKEASGANIEPLSWMELGHDILRTVSMELVRFLVYLLIMVPLFVLSLLVPGVGQVAYAAVGFLFTAFYFALDYMDWPMARAKMTMSERFSLIFRYPGTALGFGTGVWLLLFIPIVNLFFMPAAVAGGTLLFLEIREYSRKQQRSPERQN; via the coding sequence ATGCTTGGTTTTTTCGCGGGCTTTAAAGCAGTGTTTCGTGGAGCTGATTGGGTTTATCGTAAGCGTTTGAGGCTTGCGCGTATCTGGGTTTTTCCTATTGCGATTACCTTTGTTTGTTTTGCTGCTGTTTTTGTTTCTTCTGTTTTTTTTTCCGATGATCTGCTTGCTCTCTTTTGGTCAGATGCCGGTTCCAGCTCGTGGTGGAAAAACATAGTGCACACCTTGCTGCGATGGGTGATCGGAATCGCTTTAGCTGTGGGTGGAGTAGTGCTGGTCTATTTTACCAGTACAATTGTTGCTGCTCCGTTTAACGATGTGCTGAGTGAACGCATTGAAAAAGAGGCTTCCGGAGCAAACATTGAGCCTTTGTCATGGATGGAATTGGGCCATGACATTCTACGTACCGTTAGCATGGAGCTTGTACGTTTTCTTGTTTATTTGCTGATTATGGTGCCGCTGTTTGTTCTTTCGCTGCTTGTTCCGGGCGTAGGACAAGTTGCATATGCTGCTGTGGGTTTTTTATTTACCGCTTTTTATTTTGCGTTGGACTATATGGACTGGCCGATGGCTCGAGCAAAGATGACGATGTCAGAGCGCTTTTCCTTGATTTTTCGTTATCCAGGCACGGCACTTGGCTTTGGCACAGGTGTCTGGCTGCTTTTGTTTATCCCGATCGTGAATCTGTTTTTTATGCCCGCTGCGGTAGCAGGGGGGACACTACTGTTCTTGGAGATTAGGGAGTACTCGAGGAAACAGCAGCGAAGCCCGGAGAGACAAAACTAA
- a CDS encoding NifU family protein gives MPSNDEDATIPEEAARIIDEVVRPLIEIDGGAIQLIAVDQKSAIVELSKACVGCPGAYYTKEFIVKPALRKALGSEELEVSFVSPGFAAVSSSTP, from the coding sequence TTGCCTTCTAACGACGAAGACGCAACAATTCCTGAGGAAGCTGCTCGAATCATCGATGAAGTTGTTAGGCCACTGATTGAAATAGATGGTGGAGCGATACAACTTATCGCTGTCGATCAAAAAAGCGCAATCGTTGAGCTGTCTAAAGCATGTGTCGGCTGCCCAGGGGCCTACTACACAAAAGAGTTCATCGTAAAACCTGCACTGCGAAAAGCTTTGGGCTCTGAAGAGCTCGAGGTTAGTTTTGTCTCTCCGGGCTTCGCTGCTGTTTCCTCGAGTACTCCCTAA
- a CDS encoding aminodeoxychorismate/anthranilate synthase component II: MLVIDNYDSFTYNLVQYLKELGQQVDVLRNDHENWEQICEMRPERLLISPGPGTPDDAGLTLRAIAHFSGKIPILGVCLGHQAIAQHFGGKVVRASRLMHGRTSMIEHDGVGVFDQLPSPFTATRYHSLIVEKASIPAELVCSAWTPEGEVMGLRHASLAVYGVQFHPESFLSEHGHALLRNFVSMGGGA; encoded by the coding sequence ATGTTGGTCATCGATAACTACGATTCTTTCACCTACAATTTAGTACAGTATTTGAAGGAATTGGGGCAGCAAGTCGATGTGCTTCGGAATGACCATGAAAATTGGGAGCAAATTTGTGAAATGCGTCCAGAGCGCTTGCTTATTTCTCCTGGTCCCGGGACGCCCGACGATGCGGGTCTTACTTTACGGGCCATTGCCCATTTTTCGGGGAAAATACCTATTTTGGGGGTGTGTCTCGGGCATCAGGCGATTGCCCAGCATTTTGGTGGGAAAGTTGTTCGAGCGTCGCGTTTGATGCACGGCAGAACATCGATGATTGAGCATGACGGCGTGGGGGTATTTGATCAGCTACCATCTCCTTTCACGGCTACAAGATATCATTCCCTGATCGTTGAAAAAGCTAGCATCCCCGCGGAGCTTGTATGCTCTGCATGGACGCCTGAAGGTGAAGTGATGGGGTTGCGGCACGCAAGCTTAGCGGTTTATGGCGTTCAATTTCATCCGGAGTCTTTTTTATCGGAGCATGGGCACGCTCTGCTTCGGAATTTTGTTTCAATGGGAGGGGGAGCGTAG
- the trpD gene encoding anthranilate phosphoribosyltransferase produces MALVMHEILSGKATSAQIAAFAVAMRMKGESSLELAAAAKIMREHSVAVQLDSEKYPIRLDTCGTGGDGAQTFNVSTLTAVVVAACGVPVLKHGNRSVSSKCGSADLLEALGVNIDADIATLKACLEHCNICFMYAPRHHPAMRHAAAPRKELAVRTFFNLLGPLTNPAAANVQLLGVYDAKRIKQMAEVLRELGSQSAWVVHGHGGLDEISPSGPTKVAKLSDGKIEETTLSPNDFGFEPFPIELVQGGDLTENIRIANSVFANDTGPYRDLVLMNSSAALHLSGKTEDLKSGVALAEECLRSGKAAQTLERWKQLSE; encoded by the coding sequence ATGGCTTTGGTCATGCATGAGATCCTTTCGGGCAAAGCAACAAGCGCCCAAATCGCAGCGTTTGCCGTTGCGATGCGTATGAAGGGCGAAAGCTCGCTCGAACTGGCTGCGGCAGCGAAGATCATGCGGGAGCATAGTGTTGCAGTGCAACTTGATTCTGAAAAATACCCCATCCGTTTGGATACCTGCGGTACTGGAGGCGATGGAGCCCAAACATTTAACGTCTCCACGCTTACGGCTGTTGTCGTTGCCGCCTGTGGGGTCCCGGTGCTCAAACACGGCAACCGTTCAGTGTCATCGAAATGTGGTAGTGCGGATTTGCTCGAAGCTTTGGGTGTCAACATAGACGCAGATATAGCAACGCTTAAAGCCTGTCTTGAGCACTGCAATATTTGTTTTATGTATGCACCTAGGCATCATCCAGCGATGCGGCACGCAGCAGCTCCGCGCAAAGAACTCGCCGTACGAACTTTTTTCAATTTATTGGGACCGCTCACGAACCCAGCAGCGGCAAATGTGCAACTCCTTGGGGTCTACGATGCCAAACGTATCAAACAAATGGCCGAGGTGTTGAGGGAACTAGGTAGCCAAAGTGCTTGGGTTGTGCATGGCCATGGGGGGCTTGACGAAATTTCTCCCTCCGGTCCAACCAAGGTCGCTAAATTGTCCGATGGTAAAATCGAGGAGACAACCCTTAGTCCCAATGATTTCGGCTTTGAGCCTTTTCCTATCGAATTGGTGCAAGGCGGTGATCTTACTGAGAATATAAGAATTGCGAATTCCGTTTTTGCCAATGACACGGGTCCATATCGGGATCTCGTGCTAATGAATTCATCTGCGGCTTTGCATCTTTCCGGAAAAACCGAGGACTTGAAGTCCGGGGTTGCTCTCGCTGAAGAATGCCTTCGAAGCGGTAAAGCGGCCCAAACCCTAGAACGGTGGAAGCAACTAAGCGAGTGA
- a CDS encoding indole-3-glycerol-phosphate synthase has protein sequence MNYLASIIERKRKETASRSRFVSMYLKHNAFVGGDTKQLAEHLRRSSSEWPNVIAEIKFCSPSAGPIRKRAPGKLIEIAQSYERGGASAISVLCDRAGFCGSPLDLRRVRSVTRTPLLFKEFVLDEVQLHLARAMGASYVLLLVCVLDQVELVRLIVKTRELGMEAVVECASAEELSRVLDTSATIVGINSRDLRSFSVDSQRAKELVQIIPDTKIAVYMSGIKSKEEFQAMRDSRVDAVLMGESLMRQNEPDRFLSTLFDR, from the coding sequence TTGAACTATCTAGCAAGCATCATCGAACGAAAAAGAAAAGAAACAGCGTCTCGAAGTCGTTTTGTTTCAATGTACCTAAAGCACAATGCTTTTGTTGGTGGGGACACGAAGCAGCTAGCCGAGCACTTGCGGCGGAGTTCCTCCGAATGGCCGAATGTGATTGCCGAGATTAAGTTTTGTAGTCCGAGTGCAGGCCCCATTCGAAAAAGAGCTCCAGGAAAGCTCATCGAGATAGCGCAATCTTACGAGCGAGGTGGAGCCTCGGCGATTAGCGTCCTTTGTGATCGTGCTGGCTTTTGTGGAAGCCCGCTAGACCTCAGACGTGTGCGGAGTGTCACGCGGACACCGTTGCTCTTCAAAGAGTTTGTGCTTGATGAAGTACAACTTCATTTAGCTCGTGCGATGGGCGCAAGTTATGTATTGCTGCTTGTATGCGTATTGGATCAGGTCGAGTTAGTTCGCTTGATCGTCAAAACACGTGAGCTTGGCATGGAAGCTGTCGTTGAGTGTGCTTCGGCCGAAGAGCTGAGCCGTGTGCTGGATACAAGCGCAACGATTGTTGGCATCAACTCCCGTGATTTACGTAGTTTTAGCGTCGACTCTCAACGAGCAAAAGAGTTGGTGCAAATTATCCCCGATACAAAAATAGCTGTGTATATGAGCGGCATTAAGTCCAAAGAAGAGTTTCAAGCCATGCGCGATTCACGTGTCGATGCTGTGCTTATGGGTGAATCTTTGATGCGACAAAACGAACCGGATCGCTTCCTAAGCACTTTGTTTGATCGTTGA
- a CDS encoding PAS domain S-box protein, whose translation MSEPQVRHSVITPFLSDNSKPADSKVKQRLILLIAGRLIVATLLLGGTLALTIDQDPKFQGFTTRFLLVLIVATYATSLASALALRKKINTHLFAFIQIGWDLLLSSCLIYLTGGFTSLFPFLYGIQILMAAITIGPKSSRFTGIASIILYAIIGFGLAGEILPFPSDQTGNKAYSLDAEVTIFALLHALGLVVVTLLASNLSSRLRLAGGRLQQATSDAARYARLNEDIIRSLSSGLITTDINGIIRTVNPSGARILGEEAEKLIGLYVYDFFPDPIMDSSFEDETVKRSGGSGKRIDGTEFPVGYSSSPLRDAEGQIHGELILFQDLTEIEKLRSAARSAERLASLGRLAAGLAHEIRNPLGSISGSVEIIRDSQSYNDADRRLLDIILAETERLNALVTTMLELGIPRETTRSEVNLNKLCTDVVEVISKGLARETQIAFELNLPEPPVVAMVDADQVRQVLWNLIRNALQVAPSNSKIGIHLYRDAMNASCLEVVDEGPGIPPAKKDKLFDMFFTGRLHGVGLGLALVKQIMDAHGGSISIKDHLDKGACFVARFPETSTIKQSA comes from the coding sequence ATGAGCGAGCCGCAGGTTCGGCATTCAGTCATCACGCCCTTTCTATCCGACAACTCTAAGCCTGCCGACAGCAAGGTTAAGCAACGCTTGATATTGCTAATAGCTGGCCGATTGATTGTAGCCACGCTGTTGCTCGGCGGAACGCTTGCTCTAACCATTGATCAAGACCCAAAGTTTCAAGGATTCACAACACGCTTCTTACTCGTGTTGATTGTTGCAACCTACGCAACGTCTTTGGCTTCCGCGCTAGCCTTACGAAAAAAGATCAACACCCATCTCTTTGCCTTCATACAAATCGGTTGGGACTTACTACTGTCGTCCTGTCTAATCTACCTTACAGGTGGCTTCACGAGTCTTTTCCCTTTCCTTTATGGCATTCAGATTCTGATGGCCGCGATTACGATAGGCCCGAAGAGCTCTCGTTTCACAGGAATTGCAAGCATTATTCTGTACGCGATCATCGGTTTTGGACTGGCAGGGGAAATCCTGCCCTTTCCCTCGGACCAAACCGGTAACAAGGCTTATTCTCTCGATGCCGAGGTGACCATCTTCGCGCTTTTACATGCGCTTGGCCTTGTCGTCGTTACTCTACTTGCCAGCAACTTATCCTCGCGATTGCGCTTGGCGGGCGGACGATTGCAACAAGCTACTTCCGATGCTGCACGTTATGCTCGGTTGAACGAAGACATTATTCGCTCGCTTTCATCCGGCTTAATTACGACAGATATCAACGGAATTATTCGAACCGTCAATCCATCAGGAGCACGCATCTTGGGGGAGGAAGCCGAAAAACTTATCGGTCTTTACGTCTATGATTTTTTTCCAGATCCAATAATGGATAGTTCTTTTGAAGATGAAACCGTAAAACGTTCAGGCGGAAGCGGCAAACGAATCGACGGAACAGAATTTCCTGTAGGCTATAGCTCTAGTCCTTTGCGTGATGCTGAAGGCCAGATTCACGGAGAACTCATACTCTTTCAAGACCTCACAGAAATTGAAAAGCTGCGAAGTGCTGCGCGCAGTGCAGAACGACTGGCATCACTTGGACGCCTAGCGGCTGGACTTGCCCATGAAATTCGTAACCCTCTGGGCTCAATTTCAGGATCGGTGGAAATCATCCGTGATTCACAAAGCTACAACGATGCCGACAGGCGCCTCCTCGACATTATTCTAGCAGAAACCGAACGTCTCAATGCACTTGTCACGACCATGTTGGAACTTGGCATTCCTAGAGAAACAACGCGCAGCGAGGTTAACCTCAACAAATTGTGCACTGATGTAGTCGAAGTCATCTCAAAAGGACTCGCTCGCGAGACGCAAATTGCATTTGAACTTAACCTTCCGGAGCCCCCTGTCGTCGCCATGGTAGACGCCGATCAAGTAAGGCAAGTACTTTGGAATTTGATCCGAAACGCTTTGCAAGTAGCACCTAGTAACTCGAAGATTGGCATCCATCTCTATCGAGATGCAATGAACGCAAGTTGTTTGGAAGTTGTCGATGAAGGCCCAGGAATTCCTCCAGCTAAAAAGGACAAACTTTTTGATATGTTTTTCACGGGCCGGCTTCATGGTGTCGGTTTAGGTCTAGCTTTGGTCAAACAAATCATGGATGCACATGGTGGCAGCATCTCGATCAAAGATCACCTTGATAAAGGAGCCTGTTTCGTTGCACGATTTCCAGAAACTTCAACGATCAAACAAAGTGCTTAG